In the genome of Suncus etruscus isolate mSunEtr1 chromosome 3, mSunEtr1.pri.cur, whole genome shotgun sequence, the window GGCTCAGAATATTTAAAGAGGTCATCTGAGGTGAGATGCTAAGAATCAGCATGAAATGGTGTGAGTAGTTGAGGAAGGGCAAAACAGCAATTGGAAAGAGGCAGTATTGCTGAGAATGTTTCTTCTTCACCATGATTGAAACAGAAGTTTCAGGCATCAAAAATGGTCCATTAAAACTAAGGATTGGTTGTTTCAGATAATTTGTCTTATTTGTGGTTGCACTATCATTTCTACTGTGGTAAGTCATCTTTTCTTAGGGTCACTAGCAGTGGATGTCATTTTAGAAAATTACAACACAAAAGGCAATGTGTGCTTGCTTCTACCACAAGGACTGAGCATAAAGCACACTGTTCTTCACAATTTTTGAAGGAACAAAAATTCAACCAGAAGAGCAATAGtaaagacaggaaagaaaaacacaataaagCCTATGGATAAGGAAAGAGTCAAAGAATTAAGAAAAGAGCTGAATATAATAAAATCACCTGACATAGCGTGGTTGTGGCAGTCTCTACCCTGTCTCCTTGGTGTGCTTTCACTCTGAGGCCAGCCTGCCTGTCCCTGTTCACTTTAACCCTTAGCCAGCTCTGAGTATGAGAGTAAGAGACCAGTATTGACACCAAGTGAAGGTAGACAGAcatacagaaagagagagagagaaagatttgtTTTGAATGCAGGTACCTACACACTTGGGGTGCCCTTTTATCAAACACTTTTAGGAGAACCAGAAGGGTGGAATTTAGTTCAGCTATTTCTACTGTGACAAGAATGGGGAGTGGTTgagcataaataatttttaaacaaacactTATGTATCAAACAAAAGTGATTCTGAGATTTCAATGTTTAGGTCTCAGCAAGAATACAAAACAAgaatcagagcagaaatcaggAGATCTTGACATTAAAAACTCAAGACATCTTCCCAAATCTCCAAAGTTCAGCCTgctaaaatctttctttttagaaATGTCCTTCTTTCTTACGAAGATCATCTTTCTTGGTCATAAGAGGTGGAATCAGGACATTCACCTTCAGCTTTTCTCgtgaatcttattttttttttaaattttatttggagggCAATAAAAGGGATTCATTGAAACAAGCAAGACAAAGATGTTAAGAATTTCAAAAAATTATCTTCATGGGGCCATAGTGAGTACTGTAGATAGttcgtttgctttgcatgtggccaagccaggaccaaaacccggcatcccatatggttcctaaacACCCCCAAGAGtaataaatgatgcagtgaaagatttgtaatgcactttggtcacaataaaaataaaaaaagagtaattcctgagtacagagccaaaagtaagctctgtGTGGCTCCCACGCAAAGAGTCAAACAGTTATCTTagttcagagaaagaaagaataaaactttcTGTTATACCAGATATAAAAGTAGTTTATCCAGAATCATCATTTTTCTAGTAAAGTGAGGAAATACCCCATTAAGGGTATTAAGATATATTGTCTTTGAGATTTCTTCCCAAGTAACTGGAGTCAGCTGCATGTCTCATCCAGCTCAAAAGAACAAGACAGTCATGAAAAGTCACTGCATTCTGTAGCACGTAATGCTGTGTTTTTAGGCTAATCCTCCAAGGATGTTAGAGTTATATTCAATAGTTAATGAGTAGCTTCTAAGTACCTTCTTCATTTGGTTGTCCAAAGGCCAGTCAATCCCAGAATGTATAAAGCTGTGAGCTGGCTAATGAAAACATTCCCTCTAAGCAAGGGAAGCAAGGGAGAGCAGGGTCAGTGAGCTGGGTTCCAAAGGAGCAGGGATGTGGAACGCAACTGGTCAAGTTTTCTGTGCCCTGGCTACCCTGACAGGCTTTCTGATGATATGCTTGGGAGCCTACTCTATTTCCTCAGGTTCTATATTCAACTGTTGGGAAAACCTGGTtctaatctatttatttctgcctCTGGGATTTGTGATTCTTCTGAGTGGAATTTTCTGGAGCACCTATCGCCAGGTGAATGAGAGTAAAGGGATGTTCATCCAGGACCTCAGACAACACTTTCCTCAGAGGGCAGCCCTGCCTTTGGCCACAGTGGACAGGTATGTGTTAAGAAACCAGAGAACTGAAGATGGCTATGATGGGACTGAATTGTAGGAAAGTTGAATTACATCTAAATTTATTGTAGAAAGACTCATTTTCCTGGAACTGTATGTCTAGAAGATCCATGGGGAATTACTCTGGCATTAGCCATCAGAAAGAATAGTGCTATGAACCCAGTTTGTAATACTGGGGATTTACTATAGCCAAGAAGTGTAAATATTAGTAGacgaatagataaataaaatatggtataAACACAGAGTTAAATATTATTTGGCCTTGAAAACGAAGAGAATTCTGAGACATACTATAACATGGACAAATTTAAGAcaatattttaagtgaaatagACCAgactgaataaattaaaataactaaattattaCAATTATGTGGTATTACTAAAGTAGTCATTCAAAGAAAGTAAAACAGTATTTATTAGGAGCTAAGCAGAAGAGTGGTTGAGGAATACATGTTTAATAAGCACAGAGCTATAGTTTGGGATAATAGAAAACTTCTGGAAATGAATAATCATTGCAAGATGAATTGTTGTAAGATAAATGCCATTTAGCTATGCACTAAAAATGGCCAAAGTGACAAAATTTATATGTATCATTGTAATAAAAATGTAGGTAACCTCCTGGACAATATCATATAACCAGAAACCTCCTTTGATGAGcatagaatttaagaataaaatcacCAGGTACCATCCTACAAGACAAGATAAATTTGCTTGGTGTCTTCACCTACCTAAAATACTTTAGCTACTCCatgtatattaaataaagtaatttatctaTGATGATGATTTTGATAGTCTTATGCTAAATAATAAGGTACAAATTCACTTCCAGtgtttattatattaaaacaacaaggaCTTTGGCCTTGATTAAAAATCACTCTAGTGAGTGTAGAAGACCCTTCTAGATGACGATCTGGGgggacaaaaatataaatataacataattagTTGCCCCTAAAGTATGAATTCATGATAGAGTAACTTATTACTTTTAGAATGTGACATAAATTGGCAAACATgagtataatattccattgcactgaaatattttaaagtggattaaagacagCACGATCTCCCTATTTTGCTATCTCCTCCTACTACATTAACTAGAAATTTGGCTCACTCTTAGAGAGTGAGCTAAGCTTTCTCTTAAGAATAACTACCAAGTTAGCCAATGGTAACTTTCATTTATC includes:
- the TMEM252 gene encoding transmembrane protein 252; this translates as MWNATGQVFCALATLTGFLMICLGAYSISSGSIFNCWENLVLIYLFLPLGFVILLSGIFWSTYRQVNESKGMFIQDLRQHFPQRAALPLATVDRPDFYPPAYEENLGAEKQPCQAWGAATGVPPPFYTEVDLKHPEIARVGPNSPPSYEESVADRMDAIRSSQQ